One genomic window of Cannabis sativa cultivar Pink pepper isolate KNU-18-1 chromosome 2, ASM2916894v1, whole genome shotgun sequence includes the following:
- the LOC115700205 gene encoding uncharacterized protein LOC115700205, with the protein MASSSRHAGAMEDETLRFQIEEEDLEAVLVSAGDGEEGIDDRWCLVGKFLSNRIIDFEKMQNILASLWQPGMGMFVKQLDTNRFLFQFYHEVDIQRVINGSPWTYDRMQLIIERLNVGGDPKSLPLNTLDIWVQLHNVEPGFMTETTLRKVGNTMGKYLESDPKNFIGVWRDYLRMRITLNIEKPLRRRLKITKDDGAWFWINFKYERTPTFCFICGIIGHSDKYCPKLFHQPIDQLAKPYGEFMKALPPRNHKNVGSRWLRTKGWTPAVAMAGAAAGREESPSMNADDFTAPIPAVNEAGNQGNNSAILGGLNEDARPRMMGNQGREMVLNKESAVIIQLDNSVINDSKKRKVENEQKGGNADMEIIMGNSSKNLSLAGLGNGARQSL; encoded by the coding sequence ATGGCGTCGTCTAGTCGACATGCTGGGGCAATGGAGGATGAGACTCTGCGTTTCCAGATCGAGGAGGAGGACTTAGAAGCTGTTCTGGTTTCAGCGGGTGATGGGGAGGAAGGAATAGATGACCGGTGGTGTTTGGTTGGCAAATTTCTTTCAAATCGAATTATCGATTTTGAAAAAATGCAGAACATACTCGCTTCTTTATGGCAACCGGGGATGGGGATGTTCGTCAAGCAGTTGGACACTAATCGTTTCTTATTCCAATTTTATCACGAGGTTGACATCCAACGCGTGATCAATGGAAGTCCTTGGACTTATGATCGAATGCAATTGATAATCGAAAGGCTTAATGTTGGTGGTGATCCAAAGTCCTTACCATTGAATACTTTGGATATTTGGGTTCAATTACATAATGTAGAACCGGGATTCATGACAGAAACCACTCTCCGAAAGGTTGGGAATACTATGGGGAAATACTTGGAGTCGGATCCTAAGAACTTTATTGGCGTATGGAGGGATTATCTTAGGATGAGAATAACTCTTAATATTGAAAAACCGTTACGCAGACGTTTGAAGATCACAAAGGATGATGGGGCATGGTTTTGGATAAATTTCAAATACGAGAGGACTCCTACcttttgttttatatgtggGATAATAGGACATTCAGACAAATATTGTCCTAAATTGTTTCACCAACCGATTGATCAACTTGCAAAACCGTATGGTGAATTCATGAAGGCTTTACCTCCACGAAACCACAAGAATGTTGGCTCACGGTGGCTTCGAACCAAAGGTTGGACTCCGGCAGTGGCAATGGCAGGTGCGGCAGCTGGGAGGGAAGAATCACCATCAATGAATGCTGACGATTTTACAGCTCCAATCCCAGCCGTGAATGAGGCAGGGAATCAAGGTAATAACTCTGCTATTTTGGGGGGATTGAATGAAGATGCTCGGCCAAGAATGATGGGAAACCAAGGGAGAGAAATGGTTCTAAATAAGGAAAGTGCTGTCATTATTCAACTTGATAATTCTGTGATTAATGATAGTAAAAAACGCAAGGTGGAAAATGAACAAAAGGGAGGGAATGCTGATATGGAAATAATCATGGGAAATAGTTCAAAAAACTTATCTTTGGCGGGCCTTGGCAATGGGGCTCGCCAATCATTATGA